The following nucleotide sequence is from Candidatus Zixiibacteriota bacterium.
TCCACTCCCGGCGAGGGTCGTTCCACCTGCGGATGAAATAGCTCGACCGCCCGCAAAAATGCCTTCTGCGGTTCGGGATGTGTCAGAAAAGTGATATCCGAACGCCCGATCTGACGCCACGCCGATGCGCCGTTCCCGGTCGAAGGAACGAGCACCGCCGATGCCCTGGTGCTCGTCAGATGGGACGCAAACTTCGCCGATCCGACGAACGTCAGTTGACCCGGCCGCGCCGCTTCGATTCCCGCGACTCCCTCAATGATGCGCTCAGAGTCGGCAGTGCCCTCGATGCCGGCTTCGAGATAGGCGGCCAGCTCGGCGAGTGTGTGATTCATTTGAGCTTGCCCAGCTCCTCAAAGACGCGGTCGGTCAGGTCGAGCTTTTTCTTCGCGTACATGATCGGCGCGAACTGAAGGCCGTTGGGTGTCATGTAAATCTGCGATGCATTGATGATGTAGTCGTAATCTTCCTCGGTCGCGACGAGTTCCACGACCTCCTGAATGCGCTGCAGGATCGGATTGGTCAACTCCGCGCGGCGCTGCTCGGCTTTCTGCTCCAGTTGCGTCTTGACCGTTATCACACTGCGTTCCATGTCCGCCAATTCCTGCTCGCGCTGCTTGCGCGTGTCTTCCGACAAGAGCAGGCGCTGTTTCTGGTAGTCCTCGACCTTGGTGAAATAGATTTCCTGCACGCTGTCGAAATCGGCCTCCCAGAGTGCCGCATCCTGACGAAAGAGTTCCTCGGCCGTGCGGAATTCCTCGTACTCGGCGAGAATGCGGTCCAGATCGACCCAGCCCACCTTGCTTTGAGCGTCGGCACTGTCGCCTATCGCCACGATCGACAGGGTGCCGATGACGACAGCCAGTCCGATTCTCAGTCTATTCCTCATGAAGAACTCTCCTTGCGATCTGGTCCGTTAGAACGCACCGCCGAATTGGAAGTGCGGTTTGAGTTTTCCCTTCTCGTCGCCGCGCAATGGAATGCCGAAATCGAACCCTAAAGTCCCCATGCCGGGAACTGCTACGCGGAATCCGAATCCGTAGGACGTCCACAGGTCCGCGAACGGCGTTATCTGCGACGCATTCAGCCATACGTTTCCGGCATCATAGAAAAACAGCCCGTACACCTGCTGCTTGACCACCGGGAAAGTGATCTGCGCATTGAGCACCATCAGCGCCTGCCCGCGCACCGTGTCGATGGCGTGGCGCCCATCGCCCGTGATCAGGTCGCCGGGTGTCGTATAATACGGCTCCGGCGCGCTGGATGTGTCCACAAACGCGACGATGGAGCGGTCGTCATACCCGCGAATCATCCCGTCGGAGCGGATGCCGCCCGCATAGTACAATTCCGAATACGGCACCGATGCCGCGCTCGCCCCTGCCTGCACGACGCCCAGCGTCCAGCGCGGGGCGAAGGTAAATCCCTTCCAAAGCTTTTTATAAAACGAGTGGGACGCGTTGTGTTTCGTGTAAACCCAGTCACCGGCAAAGAGCTTCGTGCCGAATTCGACCGAGTAGGTGCTGCGGCTGCCGGCAGTGGCAAACTCCGGCAGATTGCGCGAGTCGCGCACGACCGTCAGCGAAGTCGAAGAGATGATACCCGCCGCGCTGGCGATCAGTGCATCCCGCGATGCCGGGTTATATTCACTGGAAAAGTCGCTGTACTCCTGATCCTCCCAGCGGTAGTTCCCAAAAACGCTGAAGTAGTCATCGGGCCAACGCAATCGCCGTCCCAGCCGAACGCCCGCCCCGTTGATGCGCTGGGTAAAGTCGTTGGAGCCCGACACGAACGGATCGTCCCAGATGCGTTCCAGACGCTGGACATCGAAGCCGACCGTGGTCGGCGTGTCCATAAACCATGGTTCCGTAAAACCGACGCGAAAGGACTGACGGCGGCTGCCGAATTCCAGCAGGAAGTTGGCGCTCTGTCCGTTGCCGAACAGGTTGGGAATCCCCAGGTCGATCGTTCCGACCAGGCGGTCCTGCTCGGAGTAACCGCCGCCGACCTGGATCTGGCCGGTCGGCTTTTCTTCGACTGCGAACTCCAGGTCGACGCGTCCGTCGGGAAGCTGATTGAACTCCGGCGTCACGTTCCCGAAATAATTCAGGAGCATGACATTGCGCATCGACCGCTGCAACGCCGAACGACGAAAGATGTCATTGGGATACAGCGCCAGCTCGCGGCGGATCACCTTGTCTTTGGTCTTCGTGTTCCCCGTGATGTCGATGCGCCGCACATGGGCCGGGACTCCCTCGGAAATCTCATAGGACATGTGAACGATCGAGTCCTGCGTGCGCGTGTCGTCGATGATGCGCGCGTACAGATAGCCCTCTTCCATGTACGCTTCGTACATCCGGCCGACCGACTGTTCGTATTCCGCCTGGCTGAAAATGTCGCCCTCGCGGTAGCTCAGCAGCCGCCGCAACCGCTCCTCCGGCAGGACGCTCATTCCCTCCAGTTCGCTGCTCCCGAAATAGTACCGCGCTCCTTCATTGATCGTCAGTTGGAGCGTGACGCGCGTCTTGTCCTCGTCGAGGATCACGGTGTCGCTGACGATCATCGCATCCAGATATCCCATGTCGCGATAGTGATCGATGATCGCGATCTTATCGTCGGCATACTTCTGCCGGTCGAATTTGCCGCCCCCGAAGATCGACCGGGGGAATCCGCGCGGCTTGTTCGACATGCGGCCGCGCAGCGCACCGGCATCGAGACGTTCATTGCCCACAAACTCCACCTCACGCACCTTGACCGGCCGGTTTTCCTCGATGTGAAAGACGATGTCCGTTTCTCCGATGACCTGCGTGTCCGCCAGTTCGGAGCGCACGTTGACCAGAAAGTACCCCTTTTTCTCGTAGGCGCGGCGAATGGTCTGCTCGGCTTCGCGCAGCTTGTGCGGCCCGACCGGCTGCCCCCGTTTGAGCGTGAGCCCAAAATCCTTCTCCTTAAGCTCCTTGTTGCCCTTAAAAATCATGGTGTTCAGACGCGGGAACTCGTCGACGTGAATGATCAGTTTGATGCCGCCGGTGACCTCTTCACCGAGGATCTTGACGTCACCAAACAGATCCAAACCGAAAACCTGGTGAACCGCATTCTGGATGTCCTCGCGTGACACCGATGCGCCGACACGCAATCCGGACACATTGCGGATCAACTGCGCATCGGTGACCTGTGCGCCGTCCACACTCAGATCGACCAGCGTCACGTTTTGCGCATGGGCGTCCGGGGCGGCCGACAGTGTCACGGCGCACAACAACGCGGACAGACACAGCCCGAAGCGCAGTCCGCGCGCACCGGTTGGCACCCGCGCATCGTCCCCCGGCCTGATTCGCTGATTGATCGCGTTACGCATGGACGGCCGTAATTCGGACAGCAGTATGGGGCTGCCGATGGCCGGTCTTGCGACGGTAGCTGGTGTTCTGATGAAATCGAAAGACGATAAGTTTGCGGTCGTGACCCTGCCCGACGATCTCGCCTTCGACATGCGCCCCTTCAAGATGGGGTCGGCCGGTCCGGATCTCTTCGCCCTGTCGGGAGACCAGCACCCGGTCAAAGGCGACCCGATCTCCTGCGGACCCGCCCAGAAGCGGGACACGAATGACATCACCGACGCTGACTGCGAACTGCTTGCCCCCGGTTTCCAGAATTGCTTCGTATGCCATAGAGTCCTCGTTGGTGCCGGCACCGCTTCATGGCGGGCAGGAAGACGACTAACTTGGTGTGCCGGCGGCGCCTTGTCAAGCGCATTCAACCTGTTTGCCCCCAATCTCTTCGGCCCTCTCTTGGGAGTTATACAGCATGGTCGGGATTTATGTCCATGGTGTCAATCTTTGTCGAACCCCGGCGGTATCCGGCAAGCGCAAGTCTGTGCCTGAGAATATGATTAGATCAGTTCATCGTCGGCTTATCTTACAAGCTTATGGCGACGAAAGCGCCGACAGGCACGGATAAGATTGCCAGCGGCTCTCACGGCGTGTTTCACCTGCAGGGACCATACACGCCCACCGGTGATCAGCCCGAAGCGATCCGGCAATTGATGGAAGGTCTCAACCGGGGAGACCGCCACCAAACGCTGATGGGAGTCACGGGGTCCGGCAAGACGTTCACGATGGCCAATGTCATCGCACAATGGAAACGACCGACACTGGTCATCTCACACAACAAGACGCTGGCGGCGCAGCTCTATGGCGAGTTGAAATCGTATTTCCCCGACAATGCGGTCGAGTTCTTCATCAGCTACTACGATTACTACCAGCCCGAGGCGTATGTGCCGCAGACCGACACGTACATCGAAAAAGACACCTCGATCAACGACGACATCGACCGTTTGCGGCTGCGCGCGACCTCGGCACTTTTGGAGCGCGACGATGTGATCGTTGTCGCCTCCGTCTCCTGCATCTACAACATCGGCTCGCCGGATGAATACAAGAAGATGATGGTCTTGGCGGAGGTTGGCCACAGCGTGCGTCGGGATGAGTTCCTGTTGGCGCTCAATGCGATCCATTACACCCGGAACGATTATGATTCTGCGCGCGGCACGTTTCGAGTGCGCGGCGATACCGTCGAAGTCATGCCCGCCTACGAGGAGACCGCGGTCCGGATCGAGTTTTTCGGCGACGAAATCGAGCGGATCACGGTGATCGACTCTCTGACCGGCGAGGTCCTCCGCCGTCAGAATCGCAAGGCGATCTACCCCGCCAAACACCATGTCACCAGCCCGCCGCGATTGGTCGAGGCGATCGACAAGATCGAACGCGAACTGGGTGAGCGGCTGTCGCAGTTGCGCAGCGAGAACAAACTTCTGGAAGCGCAGCGCCTCGAGTCGCGCACCCGCTT
It contains:
- a CDS encoding OmpH family outer membrane protein, with the translated sequence MRNRLRIGLAVVIGTLSIVAIGDSADAQSKVGWVDLDRILAEYEEFRTAEELFRQDAALWEADFDSVQEIYFTKVEDYQKQRLLLSEDTRKQREQELADMERSVITVKTQLEQKAEQRRAELTNPILQRIQEVVELVATEEDYDYIINASQIYMTPNGLQFAPIMYAKKKLDLTDRVFEELGKLK
- the bamA gene encoding outer membrane protein assembly factor BamA encodes the protein MRNAINQRIRPGDDARVPTGARGLRFGLCLSALLCAVTLSAAPDAHAQNVTLVDLSVDGAQVTDAQLIRNVSGLRVGASVSREDIQNAVHQVFGLDLFGDVKILGEEVTGGIKLIIHVDEFPRLNTMIFKGNKELKEKDFGLTLKRGQPVGPHKLREAEQTIRRAYEKKGYFLVNVRSELADTQVIGETDIVFHIEENRPVKVREVEFVGNERLDAGALRGRMSNKPRGFPRSIFGGGKFDRQKYADDKIAIIDHYRDMGYLDAMIVSDTVILDEDKTRVTLQLTINEGARYYFGSSELEGMSVLPEERLRRLLSYREGDIFSQAEYEQSVGRMYEAYMEEGYLYARIIDDTRTQDSIVHMSYEISEGVPAHVRRIDITGNTKTKDKVIRRELALYPNDIFRRSALQRSMRNVMLLNYFGNVTPEFNQLPDGRVDLEFAVEEKPTGQIQVGGGYSEQDRLVGTIDLGIPNLFGNGQSANFLLEFGSRRQSFRVGFTEPWFMDTPTTVGFDVQRLERIWDDPFVSGSNDFTQRINGAGVRLGRRLRWPDDYFSVFGNYRWEDQEYSDFSSEYNPASRDALIASAAGIISSTSLTVVRDSRNLPEFATAGSRSTYSVEFGTKLFAGDWVYTKHNASHSFYKKLWKGFTFAPRWTLGVVQAGASAASVPYSELYYAGGIRSDGMIRGYDDRSIVAFVDTSSAPEPYYTTPGDLITGDGRHAIDTVRGQALMVLNAQITFPVVKQQVYGLFFYDAGNVWLNASQITPFADLWTSYGFGFRVAVPGMGTLGFDFGIPLRGDEKGKLKPHFQFGGAF
- the rplU gene encoding 50S ribosomal protein L21, which codes for MAYEAILETGGKQFAVSVGDVIRVPLLGGSAGDRVAFDRVLVSRQGEEIRTGRPHLEGAHVEGEIVGQGHDRKLIVFRFHQNTSYRRKTGHRQPHTAVRITAVHA